The following proteins are co-located in the Vigna unguiculata cultivar IT97K-499-35 chromosome 9, ASM411807v1, whole genome shotgun sequence genome:
- the LOC114163860 gene encoding cyclic dof factor 1-like, translated as MLENKDPEIRLFGQKIAFSGEPDAPTIAAADTASPPSPVDVVRDAEGEGEEEVDDDVADSEAEDDENKDKDPAEEVSEKTKEADLPPNAADSKNTPEGIQNPNTPSIDEESAKSKSNKSENDPTTTVAATATNNSQDNNNKTLKKPDKILPCPRCNSMDTKFCYYNNYNVNQPRYFCKACQRYWTAGGTMRNVPVGAGRRKNKNSASHYRHITISEALQAARIDSPNGTHLLKPNGKVLSFGLDPPICDSMASVLNLAEKKTRNAFQSMEDQRNKDDDRSSGSSITVSNEESGKSTSQESLVPNNNNNGFIHHHHHHVPCISTVPWAYPWNSGVPSAPALCPPGFPMSFYPHAFWNIPWFPTHHAAPAPRSPGSGPNSPTLGKHSRDDDLAKQEHVHEEPSRQRNGSVLVPKTLRIDDPSEAAKSSIWATLGIKNECVSGGGMFKGFQSKKDEKERVVETSPVLRANPAALSRSLNFHENS; from the exons ATGCTCGAAAATAAGGACCCTGAAATTAGGCTCTTCGGTCAGAAGATTGCCTTTTCCGGAGAACCCGACGCTCCAACCATTGCCGCCGCTGACACCGCCTCGCCGCCGTCGCCGGTGGATGTTGTCAGAGATGCAGAAggggaaggagaagaagaagtagatGACGACGTTGCTGACTCAGAGGCTGAAGATGATGAGAACAAAGACAAG GATCCTGCAGAAGAAGTTAGTGAGAAAACGAAAGAAGCTGATCTTCCTCCAAATGCTGCAGACTCTAAGAACACCCCAGAGGGTATTCAGAATCCAAACACACCTTCCATTGACGAAGAATCTGCAAAGTCAAAATCCAACAAGTCAGAAAACGATCCAACCACAACAGTTGCTGCTACTGCAACCAACAACTCACAAGACAACAACAATAAAACGCTGAAAAAACCAGACAAAATTCTTCCATGTCCTCGCTGCAATAGCATGGACACCAAGTTCTGTTACTACAACAACTACAATGTGAACCAGCCACGTTACTTCTGCAAAGCGTGCCAAAGGTACTGGACCGCCGGGGGCACCATGCGAAACGTGCCGGTGGGTGCAGGGAGGAGAAAGAACAAAAACTCAGCCTCTCACTATCGCCATATCACAATCTCTGAAGCACTTCAAGCTGCGAGAATCGATTCCCCAAACGGAACTCATCTTTTGAAGCCCAATGGGAAAGTCCTCAGCTTTGGTTTAGACCCTCCAATTTGCGATTCCATGGCATCAGTCCTCAACCTCGcagagaagaaaacaagaaacGCGTTTCAGTCCATGGAGGATCAAAGAAACAAAGACGATGACCGCTCAAGTGGATCATCCATCACCGTTTCCAATGAAGAAAGTGGGAAAAGCACGTCACAAGAATCACTGGTCcctaacaacaacaacaacggtttcatacatcatcatcatcaccatgTTCCGTGCATCTCCACTGTTCCTTGGGCTTATCCTTGGAACTCCGGGGTTCCCTCAGCACCTGCTCTGTGCCCTCCTGGGTTTCCCATGTCATTCTACCCTCATGCATTTTGGAACATTCCATGGTTTCCCACACACCATGCTGCACCAGCTCCAAGATCTCCGGGTTCCGGTCCAAATTCTCCCACTCTTGGGAAACACTCGAGGGACGATGACTTGGCGAAGCAAGAGCACGTCCACGAAGAACCCTCGAGGCAGAGAAACGGGTCTGTTTTGGTGCCCAAAACTTTGAGAATCGATGACCCCAGTGAGGCAGCCAAGAGTTCTATATGGGCAACTTTAGGGATCAAGAACGAGTGTGTGAGTGGGGGTGGCATGTTCAAAGGGTTCCAATCAAAGAAAGATGAGAAAGAGCGTGTGGTTGAAACCTCTCCTGTGTTGAGGGCCAACCCTGCAGCCTTGTCTAGATCCCTTAACTTTCACGAGAACTCTTGA